A portion of the Bacillus sp. es.034 genome contains these proteins:
- a CDS encoding substrate-binding domain-containing protein yields the protein MKRSFRWTAFILMLSCLLVTASACSSESSSGSGDGDGKEQETVKIGVLASLTGALESYGKQTKQGFELGLEYATDGKMEVAGKKIEVVYEDTETKPEVAVQKATKLLEEDEVDFLVGSSSSGDTLAVLPLAEEYEKIMIVEPAVADSITGSEFNPYIFRTARNSSQDAVAGAAAIAKEGVKIATLAPDYSFGRDGVAAFKEAAEKLGAEIVLEEYADPAATDFTSNIQKVIDSKPDYLFVIWAGANSPWNQIADMKLQEKGIKISTGAPDIAALSAMEPLVGMEGFSVYYHELPDNKINDWLVEEHQKKYDEVPDLFTPGGMSSAISIVEAIKKTEGDLDADTLIDTMEGMSFETPKGTMTFREEDHQALQTLYAIKLEKKEGVPYPVPVLIRELSPEETAPPIRN from the coding sequence ATGAAACGATCATTTAGATGGACGGCTTTCATCCTGATGTTGTCATGTCTGTTGGTAACGGCAAGTGCCTGCAGTTCGGAAAGCAGCAGTGGATCAGGGGATGGGGATGGGAAGGAACAGGAGACGGTGAAAATCGGGGTGCTTGCTTCCCTAACCGGGGCACTGGAGTCATACGGTAAGCAGACGAAGCAGGGATTTGAATTGGGTCTTGAGTATGCGACGGATGGAAAGATGGAAGTGGCAGGAAAGAAGATAGAAGTAGTATATGAAGATACAGAAACAAAGCCGGAGGTAGCGGTTCAGAAAGCGACGAAACTATTGGAAGAAGATGAAGTCGATTTTCTGGTGGGATCTTCAAGCTCAGGTGACACCCTGGCCGTGCTCCCCCTTGCAGAGGAATATGAAAAAATCATGATTGTCGAACCTGCAGTTGCCGACAGCATCACAGGATCAGAGTTTAATCCATATATCTTCCGGACCGCACGTAACTCTTCACAGGATGCTGTTGCAGGTGCTGCGGCGATTGCGAAGGAGGGGGTGAAGATTGCCACTCTGGCACCGGATTACTCTTTTGGACGCGACGGGGTGGCAGCCTTTAAGGAAGCAGCCGAAAAACTCGGAGCGGAAATAGTCCTTGAAGAATATGCCGATCCGGCAGCGACGGATTTCACCTCCAATATCCAGAAGGTCATCGATAGTAAACCGGACTATCTTTTTGTCATCTGGGCAGGAGCCAATTCTCCATGGAATCAGATAGCGGATATGAAGCTTCAGGAAAAAGGGATCAAAATATCCACGGGTGCACCTGATATTGCCGCCCTTTCCGCTATGGAACCCCTTGTCGGGATGGAAGGCTTCAGTGTTTATTACCATGAACTGCCTGACAATAAGATCAATGACTGGCTAGTGGAAGAGCATCAGAAGAAATATGATGAAGTACCGGATCTCTTTACTCCTGGAGGGATGAGCTCGGCGATTTCCATTGTGGAGGCGATCAAGAAAACGGAAGGTGATCTGGATGCCGATACACTTATCGACACGATGGAAGGCATGAGCTTTGAGACGCCGAAAGGGACGATGACGTTCCGTGAAGAAGATCATCAGGCCCTTCAAACACTGTATGCCATTAAGCTTGAAAAGAAGGAAGGAGTTCCATATCCTGTGCCGGTATTGATCAGGGAACTTTCTCCTGAAGAAACTGCGCCGCCAATCCGTAACTAA
- a CDS encoding HD-GYP domain-containing protein yields MEIYQQFQRTIIKNYLLGSFIAVFGVGSVFIFQTLSLKEDEFIAMGSIIFLSIVTMFGFEFLVYRKHIRPINDVYIRKDPSIDFEVLVTAYKQAERFPLLTVKRIMLPHFLGLSVPSTLLTVVFIHEGTLSIPYSYILYAWCGAFLVAILHALIEFFLTFKACHHLQVDLIRKARVRHGVDPSNQSTLFISLKQKILAASLFLALFPILLFSLASQIRLSIADSTLLVDYWKWAGILVLIITVLAFYGAILIFKNIEGPVMELVNRFEKVEQGHVAPSLNTYTDEFSHLFSGFNHMVEAINLWDQKNQQLLDQFFAVVAGTLDARDPYTAGHSKRVAEYSVMISRQCKWSPEEIDLLNKSALLHDIGKIGIRDDVLLKEGRLTDEEFDQIKRHPAIGEEIVKGVQLTEELLPILPGIKHHHERIDGFGYPDRLKGDEIPVFGRLIAVADAFDAMTSDRPYRKGMPYERAFSILKEGRGTQWDKEFVDAFLKRMELDAGNKRQTG; encoded by the coding sequence TTGGAGATATATCAGCAATTTCAGCGTACCATCATCAAAAATTATCTTTTAGGCAGTTTCATAGCCGTGTTCGGTGTCGGCTCTGTGTTCATTTTTCAAACCCTATCCCTTAAGGAGGATGAGTTCATTGCAATGGGGAGCATCATCTTCCTTTCGATTGTCACAATGTTCGGATTTGAATTTCTCGTCTACAGGAAACATATTCGTCCAATTAATGACGTTTATATCAGGAAAGACCCTTCCATCGATTTTGAAGTCCTCGTTACCGCTTATAAACAAGCAGAAAGATTTCCGCTTTTAACCGTTAAACGGATCATGTTGCCCCACTTCCTGGGGCTTTCGGTGCCGTCGACTTTGCTGACAGTCGTATTCATCCATGAAGGCACTCTTTCCATTCCGTACTCGTATATCCTTTACGCATGGTGCGGGGCTTTTCTAGTGGCGATCCTTCATGCGTTGATCGAATTTTTCTTAACATTCAAAGCTTGTCACCATCTGCAAGTAGATCTGATCCGGAAGGCGAGGGTACGGCATGGAGTGGATCCTTCCAATCAATCCACTTTATTTATCAGTTTAAAACAAAAGATCCTGGCCGCATCGCTATTCCTTGCCCTGTTTCCGATCCTGCTGTTTTCACTTGCGTCACAGATCCGCTTATCCATCGCGGACTCTACTCTATTAGTGGACTACTGGAAATGGGCAGGCATCCTTGTCCTTATCATTACGGTCCTTGCCTTCTACGGAGCGATCCTTATTTTCAAAAATATTGAAGGACCCGTAATGGAATTGGTCAACCGTTTTGAAAAGGTGGAACAGGGTCATGTTGCCCCCTCTCTCAATACGTATACGGACGAGTTCTCCCACCTCTTCTCGGGATTTAACCATATGGTGGAAGCCATCAATCTCTGGGACCAGAAGAACCAGCAGCTTCTCGACCAATTTTTTGCAGTGGTGGCAGGCACATTGGACGCACGCGATCCTTATACTGCAGGACATAGTAAGCGTGTGGCGGAATATTCCGTTATGATTTCCAGACAGTGTAAATGGTCTCCAGAGGAAATCGATTTACTTAATAAGTCTGCGCTTCTTCATGACATCGGAAAGATCGGGATCAGGGATGACGTGCTTTTAAAAGAAGGTCGATTGACAGATGAAGAATTTGATCAGATCAAGCGTCACCCTGCAATCGGTGAAGAAATCGTCAAAGGTGTCCAGTTGACGGAAGAACTCCTGCCCATCTTACCCGGGATTAAGCATCACCACGAGAGGATTGATGGCTTCGGTTATCCGGACCGGTTAAAAGGCGACGAAATACCCGTATTCGGACGATTGATCGCTGTCGCCGATGCCTTTGACGCCATGACGTCTGACCGACCTTACCGCAAAGGGATGCCTTATGAGAGGGCATTTTCCATCTTGAAAGAAGGAAGGGGGACACAGTGGGACAAGGAATTTGTGGATGCTTTCCTGAAGAGGATGGAACTTGATGCCGGGAATAAAAGGCAGACAGGGTGA